One Scophthalmus maximus strain ysfricsl-2021 chromosome 1, ASM2237912v1, whole genome shotgun sequence genomic region harbors:
- the LOC118315041 gene encoding B-cell receptor CD22 isoform X1, with protein MSNVSVCFSWQIFTMESCVLIILVAMPGVWGGAWGVTFGDLCALKGTSVVMNCSYDYPSGYSVTNVGWSRPHYAAASGKWRLFFLSRLPTPPVHFEYVGDYNGNCNLKIHDVQRTDEGNYYFSFVTTLDRYTSTTPARLSVKELTAIVRPSTVAEGDDVSLTCVLGCPARTAVVWFRDGQRVLKPVFQARREDAGRYYCAVLGQETVRSASVVLNVQYAPKNVTLSVSPPRGVVQGSSVAFACASDANPPVTPTAYSLYKDGQFVSAGQSHTVLGVQPSHSGLYRCQAWNNVSWRGVDLMNSTEIRLDVQYGPTYISVSLEPQHAVEGSRVNLTCSAVANPAADNYTWWHKRTDSASSSPGPMLWAGSGRVLTLPAVEASHAGLYVCRARNSVGEMSSAEMLLTMSRGKRGSQPHLIIAGVGGFLSVTLVIALLWYRKQRTHAERKPAVFGSGLGVRGSSSPATGDQLDAVYANVGTSQWSPPLATAAQDAASRSQRSARHEHELPTSDEAEVTYSTVTIQPRNPSFPPRTNNSRAPQKCGIQCLTLMAVDIHGRKRDTLV; from the exons ATGAGCAATGTGTCAGTTTGCTTTAGCTG GCAGATTTTCACGATGGAAAGTTGTGTGCTGATCATACTTGTCGCCATGCCAG GTGTTTGGGGTGGAGCGTGGGGCGTGACCTTCGGAGACCTGTGTGCTTTGAAAGGGACATCAGTTGTTATGAATTGCAGCTATGATTATCCATCTGGTTATTCTGTCACTAATGTGGGCTGGTCTAGACCCCACTATGCGGCAGCCTCCGGCAAGTGGAGGCTGTTTTTCCTCTCGCGTCTCCCTACGCCCCCGGTCCACTTTGAGTATGTGGGCGACTACAATGGTAACTGTAATCTGAAGATCCACGATGTGCAACGCACCGATGAGGGAAATTACTATTTTAGCTTTGTGACAACGCTCGACAGATATACGAGTACAACCCCCGCCCGTTTGTCCGTGAAAG AGTTGACCGCAATTGTGCGGCCGAGCACTGTGGCAGAGGGAGACGATGTCAGCCTGACCTGTGTGTTAGGTTGTCCCGCACGTACAGCCGTCGTCTGGTTTAGGGATGGACAGCGCGTGCTGAAACCAGTGTTCCAGGCCAGGAGAGAGGACGCCGGGAGGTACTACTGTGCTGTCCTGGGACAGGAGACGGTCAGATCTGCCTCCGTGGTTCTGAATGTCCAAT ATGCTCCCAAGAACGTAACGCTGTCGGTGAGTCCACCACGAGGCGTCGTCCAAGGCAGTTCGGTGGCTTTCGCCTGCGCCAGTGACGCCAACCCCCCTGTGACGCCCACGGCATACAGCCTGTACAAGGACGGGCAGTTTGTCAGCGCAGGACAGAGCCACACGGTCCTCGGCGTCCAGCCCAGCCACAGCGGACTGTACCGCTGTCAGGCCTGGAACAATGTGAGCTGGAGGGGCGTTGACTTGATGAACTCTACTGAGATCCGGCTGGATGTCCAGT acgGTCCAACGTACATTTCAGTTTCACTGGAACCACAGCATGCCGTTGAGGGCAGCAGGGTGAACCTGACCTGCAGCGCTGTGGCGAACCCCGCGGCGGACAACTACACCTGGTGGCACAAGAGGACCGACTCTGCCAGCTCCAGCCCCGGCCCCATGCTGTGGGCCGGCTCGGGACGGGTGCTGACCCTTCCCGCTGTGGAGGCGTCCCACGCGGGACTCTACGTCTGCCGGGCCAGGAACAGTGTCGGGGAGATGAGCTCGGCTGAGATGCTGCTGACCATGAGCAGGGGGAAGCGAG GCAGCCAGCCCCACCTCATCATAGCCGGAGTCGGAGGCTTTCTTTCAGTGACCCTCGTGATAGCTCTGCTTTGGTACCG gaaacaaagaacccatgcagagagaaaa CCGGCTGTGTTTGGCTCCGGGCTCGGTGTAAGAGGCTCGAGCTCTCCGGCCACAGGCGATCAGCTTGACGCCGTTTACGCCAACGTCGGCACGTCTCAATGGTCTCCTCCGCTTGCCACTGCGGCTCAGGACGCCGCCTCTCGTTCCCAGAGGAGCGCGCGGCACGAGCACGAG ctccccaCCTCGGATGAAGCCGAGGTCACCTACTCAACGGTGACCATCCAACCCAGAAACCCCAGTTTTCCACCTCGCACAAATAACAGCCGAGCTCCACAAAAGTGCGG CATCCAGTGTCTCACCCTCATGGCGGTGGATATCCACGGCAGAAAGCGGGACACTCTGGTGTAG
- the LOC118315041 gene encoding B-cell receptor CD22 isoform X3, which produces MSNVSVCFSWQIFTMESCVLIILVAMPGVWGGAWGVTFGDLCALKGTSVVMNCSYDYPSGYSVTNVGWSRPHYAAASGKWRLFFLSRLPTPPVHFEYVGDYNGNCNLKIHDVQRTDEGNYYFSFVTTLDRYTSTTPARLSVKELTAIVRPSTVAEGDDVSLTCVLGCPARTAVVWFRDGQRVLKPVFQARREDAGRYYCAVLGQETVRSASVVLNVQYAPKNVTLSVSPPRGVVQGSSVAFACASDANPPVTPTAYSLYKDGQFVSAGQSHTVLGVQPSHSGLYRCQAWNNVSWRGVDLMNSTEIRLDVQYGPTYISVSLEPQHAVEGSRVNLTCSAVANPAADNYTWWHKRTDSASSSPGPMLWAGSGRVLTLPAVEASHAGLYVCRARNSVGEMSSAEMLLTMSRGKRGSQPHLIIAGVGGFLSVTLVIALLWYRKQRTHAERKPAVFGSGLGVRGSSSPATGDQLDAVYANVGTSQWSPPLATAAQDAASRSQRSARHEHELPTSDEAEVTYSTVTIQPRNPSFPPRTNNSRAPQKCGI; this is translated from the exons ATGAGCAATGTGTCAGTTTGCTTTAGCTG GCAGATTTTCACGATGGAAAGTTGTGTGCTGATCATACTTGTCGCCATGCCAG GTGTTTGGGGTGGAGCGTGGGGCGTGACCTTCGGAGACCTGTGTGCTTTGAAAGGGACATCAGTTGTTATGAATTGCAGCTATGATTATCCATCTGGTTATTCTGTCACTAATGTGGGCTGGTCTAGACCCCACTATGCGGCAGCCTCCGGCAAGTGGAGGCTGTTTTTCCTCTCGCGTCTCCCTACGCCCCCGGTCCACTTTGAGTATGTGGGCGACTACAATGGTAACTGTAATCTGAAGATCCACGATGTGCAACGCACCGATGAGGGAAATTACTATTTTAGCTTTGTGACAACGCTCGACAGATATACGAGTACAACCCCCGCCCGTTTGTCCGTGAAAG AGTTGACCGCAATTGTGCGGCCGAGCACTGTGGCAGAGGGAGACGATGTCAGCCTGACCTGTGTGTTAGGTTGTCCCGCACGTACAGCCGTCGTCTGGTTTAGGGATGGACAGCGCGTGCTGAAACCAGTGTTCCAGGCCAGGAGAGAGGACGCCGGGAGGTACTACTGTGCTGTCCTGGGACAGGAGACGGTCAGATCTGCCTCCGTGGTTCTGAATGTCCAAT ATGCTCCCAAGAACGTAACGCTGTCGGTGAGTCCACCACGAGGCGTCGTCCAAGGCAGTTCGGTGGCTTTCGCCTGCGCCAGTGACGCCAACCCCCCTGTGACGCCCACGGCATACAGCCTGTACAAGGACGGGCAGTTTGTCAGCGCAGGACAGAGCCACACGGTCCTCGGCGTCCAGCCCAGCCACAGCGGACTGTACCGCTGTCAGGCCTGGAACAATGTGAGCTGGAGGGGCGTTGACTTGATGAACTCTACTGAGATCCGGCTGGATGTCCAGT acgGTCCAACGTACATTTCAGTTTCACTGGAACCACAGCATGCCGTTGAGGGCAGCAGGGTGAACCTGACCTGCAGCGCTGTGGCGAACCCCGCGGCGGACAACTACACCTGGTGGCACAAGAGGACCGACTCTGCCAGCTCCAGCCCCGGCCCCATGCTGTGGGCCGGCTCGGGACGGGTGCTGACCCTTCCCGCTGTGGAGGCGTCCCACGCGGGACTCTACGTCTGCCGGGCCAGGAACAGTGTCGGGGAGATGAGCTCGGCTGAGATGCTGCTGACCATGAGCAGGGGGAAGCGAG GCAGCCAGCCCCACCTCATCATAGCCGGAGTCGGAGGCTTTCTTTCAGTGACCCTCGTGATAGCTCTGCTTTGGTACCG gaaacaaagaacccatgcagagagaaaa CCGGCTGTGTTTGGCTCCGGGCTCGGTGTAAGAGGCTCGAGCTCTCCGGCCACAGGCGATCAGCTTGACGCCGTTTACGCCAACGTCGGCACGTCTCAATGGTCTCCTCCGCTTGCCACTGCGGCTCAGGACGCCGCCTCTCGTTCCCAGAGGAGCGCGCGGCACGAGCACGAG ctccccaCCTCGGATGAAGCCGAGGTCACCTACTCAACGGTGACCATCCAACCCAGAAACCCCAGTTTTCCACCTCGCACAAATAACAGCCGAGCTCCACAAAAGTGCGG GATCTGA
- the LOC118315041 gene encoding B-cell receptor CD22 isoform X2, which translates to MSNVSVCFSWQIFTMESCVLIILVAMPGVWGGAWGVTFGDLCALKGTSVVMNCSYDYPSGYSVTNVGWSRPHYAAASGKWRLFFLSRLPTPPVHFEYVGDYNGNCNLKIHDVQRTDEGNYYFSFVTTLDRYTSTTPARLSVKELTAIVRPSTVAEGDDVSLTCVLGCPARTAVVWFRDGQRVLKPVFQARREDAGRYYCAVLGQETVRSASVVLNVQYAPKNVTLSVSPPRGVVQGSSVAFACASDANPPVTPTAYSLYKDGQFVSAGQSHTVLGVQPSHSGLYRCQAWNNVSWRGVDLMNSTEIRLDVQYGPTYISVSLEPQHAVEGSRVNLTCSAVANPAADNYTWWHKRTDSASSSPGPMLWAGSGRVLTLPAVEASHAGLYVCRARNSVGEMSSAEMLLTMSRGKRGSQPHLIIAGVGGFLSVTLVIALLWYRKQRTHAERKPAVFGSGLGVRGSSSPATGDQLDAVYANVGTSQWSPPLATAAQDAASRSQRSARHEHELPTSDEAEVTYSTVTIQPRNPSFPPRTNNSRAPQKCGSKAGESDDSVIYATVAKSS; encoded by the exons ATGAGCAATGTGTCAGTTTGCTTTAGCTG GCAGATTTTCACGATGGAAAGTTGTGTGCTGATCATACTTGTCGCCATGCCAG GTGTTTGGGGTGGAGCGTGGGGCGTGACCTTCGGAGACCTGTGTGCTTTGAAAGGGACATCAGTTGTTATGAATTGCAGCTATGATTATCCATCTGGTTATTCTGTCACTAATGTGGGCTGGTCTAGACCCCACTATGCGGCAGCCTCCGGCAAGTGGAGGCTGTTTTTCCTCTCGCGTCTCCCTACGCCCCCGGTCCACTTTGAGTATGTGGGCGACTACAATGGTAACTGTAATCTGAAGATCCACGATGTGCAACGCACCGATGAGGGAAATTACTATTTTAGCTTTGTGACAACGCTCGACAGATATACGAGTACAACCCCCGCCCGTTTGTCCGTGAAAG AGTTGACCGCAATTGTGCGGCCGAGCACTGTGGCAGAGGGAGACGATGTCAGCCTGACCTGTGTGTTAGGTTGTCCCGCACGTACAGCCGTCGTCTGGTTTAGGGATGGACAGCGCGTGCTGAAACCAGTGTTCCAGGCCAGGAGAGAGGACGCCGGGAGGTACTACTGTGCTGTCCTGGGACAGGAGACGGTCAGATCTGCCTCCGTGGTTCTGAATGTCCAAT ATGCTCCCAAGAACGTAACGCTGTCGGTGAGTCCACCACGAGGCGTCGTCCAAGGCAGTTCGGTGGCTTTCGCCTGCGCCAGTGACGCCAACCCCCCTGTGACGCCCACGGCATACAGCCTGTACAAGGACGGGCAGTTTGTCAGCGCAGGACAGAGCCACACGGTCCTCGGCGTCCAGCCCAGCCACAGCGGACTGTACCGCTGTCAGGCCTGGAACAATGTGAGCTGGAGGGGCGTTGACTTGATGAACTCTACTGAGATCCGGCTGGATGTCCAGT acgGTCCAACGTACATTTCAGTTTCACTGGAACCACAGCATGCCGTTGAGGGCAGCAGGGTGAACCTGACCTGCAGCGCTGTGGCGAACCCCGCGGCGGACAACTACACCTGGTGGCACAAGAGGACCGACTCTGCCAGCTCCAGCCCCGGCCCCATGCTGTGGGCCGGCTCGGGACGGGTGCTGACCCTTCCCGCTGTGGAGGCGTCCCACGCGGGACTCTACGTCTGCCGGGCCAGGAACAGTGTCGGGGAGATGAGCTCGGCTGAGATGCTGCTGACCATGAGCAGGGGGAAGCGAG GCAGCCAGCCCCACCTCATCATAGCCGGAGTCGGAGGCTTTCTTTCAGTGACCCTCGTGATAGCTCTGCTTTGGTACCG gaaacaaagaacccatgcagagagaaaa CCGGCTGTGTTTGGCTCCGGGCTCGGTGTAAGAGGCTCGAGCTCTCCGGCCACAGGCGATCAGCTTGACGCCGTTTACGCCAACGTCGGCACGTCTCAATGGTCTCCTCCGCTTGCCACTGCGGCTCAGGACGCCGCCTCTCGTTCCCAGAGGAGCGCGCGGCACGAGCACGAG ctccccaCCTCGGATGAAGCCGAGGTCACCTACTCAACGGTGACCATCCAACCCAGAAACCCCAGTTTTCCACCTCGCACAAATAACAGCCGAGCTCCACAAAAGTGCGG GTCCAAAGCCGGAGAGAGCGATGATTCTGTGATCTATGCCACTGTGGCTAAATCCAGTTGA